The Actinocatenispora sera genome has a window encoding:
- a CDS encoding aldehyde dehydrogenase family protein translates to MTAEVHKSADTETPGLPVVVGGRLRSTHPATGAVVGEFPVADDADVRAAVRRAGEAARWWAGLGFGGRAERLGRWRAALARRMPELARVVHDEGGKPVADAVIEITAAIDHVAWAARHARRVLGPRRVGGNILLPDQGALVTYQPFGVVGVIGPWNYPVFTPMGSIAYALAAGNAVVFKPSEYTPAVGQWLVDSFAEVVGDEPVFQVVHGLGDTGAALCAAGVDKLAFTGSTGTGKKVMAACSETLTPVLVECGGKDAMIVAADADLDDAADAACWAGMSNAGQTCIGIERVYVHEAVADAFVDKLVAKAKALRVGSDDGADIGPITMPGQLGVIRRHIADALERGGTAVLGGNDAVDPPYVHPTILLDVPEDSAAVREETFGPTLTVTRVPDLDEAVRRANATPYGLGSAVFSRRSGMDVATRLRSGMTSINGGMSFVGLPALPFGGVGDSGFGRIHGADGLREFARPKAIARRRFRTPMPIMSFRRGPRTDALIPKLVRLLHGRG, encoded by the coding sequence ATGACCGCCGAGGTGCACAAGTCAGCGGATACCGAGACGCCGGGGCTGCCGGTGGTGGTGGGCGGGCGGCTACGGTCCACCCACCCGGCGACCGGTGCGGTTGTGGGCGAGTTCCCGGTGGCCGACGACGCCGACGTCCGGGCCGCGGTGCGGCGGGCCGGCGAGGCGGCCCGCTGGTGGGCCGGGCTGGGCTTCGGCGGCCGGGCCGAGCGACTCGGCCGGTGGCGCGCCGCTCTGGCCCGCCGGATGCCGGAGCTGGCCCGGGTGGTGCACGACGAGGGCGGCAAGCCGGTCGCCGACGCGGTCATCGAGATCACCGCGGCGATCGACCACGTCGCGTGGGCGGCCCGGCACGCCCGCCGGGTGCTCGGCCCGCGCCGGGTCGGCGGCAACATCCTGCTGCCCGACCAGGGCGCCCTGGTGACCTACCAGCCGTTCGGCGTGGTCGGCGTGATCGGCCCGTGGAACTACCCGGTCTTCACCCCGATGGGCTCCATCGCCTACGCACTCGCCGCCGGCAACGCGGTCGTGTTCAAACCCAGCGAGTACACCCCGGCGGTCGGGCAGTGGCTGGTCGACTCGTTCGCCGAGGTGGTCGGCGACGAGCCGGTGTTCCAGGTGGTGCACGGGCTCGGCGACACCGGGGCGGCGCTGTGCGCGGCCGGTGTCGACAAGCTCGCGTTCACCGGCTCCACCGGTACCGGCAAGAAGGTCATGGCGGCCTGCAGCGAGACGCTGACCCCGGTACTGGTGGAGTGCGGCGGCAAGGACGCGATGATCGTCGCCGCCGACGCCGACCTCGACGACGCGGCCGACGCCGCCTGCTGGGCCGGGATGAGCAACGCCGGCCAGACCTGCATCGGCATCGAGCGGGTGTACGTGCACGAGGCGGTCGCGGACGCGTTCGTCGACAAGCTGGTGGCCAAGGCGAAGGCACTGCGGGTCGGTTCGGACGACGGGGCGGACATCGGCCCGATCACCATGCCCGGCCAGCTCGGCGTGATCCGCCGGCACATCGCCGACGCGCTCGAACGGGGCGGCACCGCGGTGCTCGGCGGCAACGACGCCGTCGACCCGCCGTACGTGCATCCCACGATCCTGCTCGACGTGCCGGAGGACTCGGCCGCGGTGCGCGAGGAGACGTTCGGGCCGACCCTGACGGTCACCCGGGTACCGGACCTGGACGAGGCGGTCCGCCGCGCCAACGCCACCCCGTACGGGCTGGGTTCGGCGGTGTTCTCCCGCCGTTCCGGGATGGACGTGGCGACCCGGCTGCGGTCCGGGATGACCTCGATCAACGGCGGGATGAGCTTCGTCGGGCTGCCGGCGCTGCCGTTCGGCGGCGTCGGCGACTCCGGTTTCGGCCGCATCCACGGCGCCGACGGGCTGCGCGAGTTCGCCCGGCCGAAGGCGATCGCGCGCCGCCGGTTCCGCACCCCGATGCCGATCATGTCGTTCCGTCGCGGCCCGCGCACCGACGCCCTGATCCCCAAGCTCGTCCGCCTCCTGCACGGCCGCGGCTGA
- a CDS encoding RDD family protein yields the protein MPGLVSGGAAAGRRLTGTAEGDAWRLVRRAAGTLGVGLHGAAGGAAGGAAGGAAHGTAGGAAHGAAHRAGGAGRTVHGAAGDPRYPSPRELRKVLSFVLDLVLHLAIGVGVAAALLQLGQPAVVCAVAGLVGFVVASAVHRIAVQRLTSATLGKAITGLRIIRDDTGGPATTGLLVMQWLFGVILIVAGLSS from the coding sequence ATGCCGGGGTTGGTGTCCGGCGGGGCCGCGGCCGGCCGGCGGCTGACCGGTACGGCGGAAGGCGACGCGTGGCGGTTGGTGCGCCGCGCGGCCGGCACCCTCGGCGTCGGCCTGCACGGCGCGGCCGGCGGCGCGGCCGGCGGTGCGGCCGGCGGTGCGGCGCACGGCACGGCGGGCGGTGCGGCGCACGGTGCGGCACACCGTGCGGGCGGCGCCGGTCGTACGGTGCACGGTGCGGCCGGGGACCCGCGGTACCCGTCGCCGCGGGAGCTGCGCAAGGTGCTGTCGTTCGTGCTGGATCTGGTGCTGCACCTCGCGATCGGGGTGGGCGTCGCGGCGGCGTTGCTCCAGCTCGGGCAGCCGGCCGTGGTCTGCGCGGTCGCCGGACTGGTCGGGTTCGTGGTCGCGTCGGCGGTGCACCGGATCGCGGTGCAACGGCTGACCTCGGCGACGCTGGGCAAGGCGATCACCGGGCTGCGGATCATCCGGGACGACACCGGCGGGCCGGCGACGACCGGGCTGCTGGTCATGCAGTGGCTGTTCGGCGTGATCCTGATCGTGGCCGGCCTGTCCAGCTGA
- a CDS encoding daunorubicin resistance protein DrrA family ABC transporter ATP-binding protein, producing the protein MNDDATVVARGLRKRYGDTEALRGLDLRVPAGTVTGLLGVNGAGKTTAVKILTTLTRPDAGEATIAGYDVVRAPEQVRRRIGLTGQHAAVDDKLTGRENLAIFGRLYRLSGRAARTRADELLAELDLADAADRVVSGWSGGMRRRLDLAASLIVRPPVLFLDEPTTGLDPRSRNAIWERVADLVAAGTTVLLTTQYLEEADRLADRVVVLAAGRALAEDSPEALKHGLGSTVEVVVAAPSALPAATRVLAGLTGAEPDVEPDTLRLTARAGTPLGLPAVVRELDAAGVPVVDASVHKPTLDDVFLHLTAPEASLA; encoded by the coding sequence ATGAACGACGACGCCACCGTCGTGGCCCGCGGGCTGCGCAAGCGCTACGGCGACACCGAGGCGCTGCGCGGGCTCGACCTGCGCGTACCGGCGGGGACAGTGACCGGCCTGCTCGGCGTCAACGGCGCCGGCAAGACCACCGCGGTCAAGATCCTCACCACCCTGACCAGGCCGGACGCCGGCGAGGCGACGATCGCCGGGTACGACGTGGTGCGCGCGCCCGAGCAGGTGCGCCGGCGGATCGGGCTCACCGGCCAGCACGCCGCGGTCGATGACAAACTGACCGGCCGGGAGAACCTCGCGATCTTCGGCCGGCTGTACCGGCTCAGCGGCCGCGCCGCGCGCACCCGCGCCGACGAGCTGCTCGCCGAACTCGACCTCGCCGACGCGGCCGACCGGGTCGTCTCCGGCTGGTCCGGCGGCATGCGGCGGCGCCTGGACCTCGCCGCCAGCCTGATCGTGCGGCCACCCGTACTGTTCCTCGACGAGCCGACCACCGGGCTGGATCCGCGCAGCCGCAACGCGATCTGGGAGCGCGTCGCCGACCTCGTCGCCGCCGGCACCACCGTGCTGCTGACCACGCAGTACCTGGAGGAGGCGGACCGGCTCGCCGACCGGGTGGTGGTGCTCGCCGCCGGGCGCGCCCTGGCCGAGGACAGCCCGGAGGCGCTCAAGCACGGGCTCGGCAGCACCGTCGAGGTCGTCGTCGCCGCCCCGTCCGCGCTCCCCGCGGCGACCCGGGTGCTGGCCGGGCTCACCGGCGCCGAACCCGACGTCGAGCCGGACACGCTGCGGCTCACCGCGCGCGCCGGTACGCCGCTCGGGCTGCCCGCCGTCGTGCGCGAGCTCGACGCCGCCGGCGTGCCGGTGGTGGACGCGAGCGTGCACAAGCCGACCCTCGACGACGTCTTCCTGCACCTCACCGCGCCGGAAGCGAGCCTCGCATGA
- a CDS encoding ABC transporter permease, with product MSQLSGTDSGPARLSWAVRDGMTIVRRNVLYLRHAPGLVILMVAAPIVLTLLFGYVFGSAIQLPGGGDYREFLVPGLFAMVAANGVIGAASVVATDAGRGVMDRFRSLPASRLAVPFGHAGADSIGGAIGFAGMALCGLAVGWRIRGGVLDAVTGFALLLLFRYAVSWVGVFLGLSVRNEAAAGQLSMLVMPIGMLANTFVPTDGMPAWLRTVADWNPVSAVAAASRDLFGNPTVAAHGAWPMEHPVLATLGWSALLLAVFVPLSVRRYRTAR from the coding sequence ATGAGCCAGCTCAGCGGTACCGACAGCGGCCCCGCCCGGTTGAGCTGGGCGGTGCGCGACGGGATGACCATCGTCCGGCGCAACGTGCTCTACCTGCGGCACGCGCCCGGCCTGGTGATCCTGATGGTCGCCGCGCCGATCGTGCTCACCCTGCTGTTCGGGTACGTGTTCGGCAGCGCCATCCAGCTGCCCGGCGGCGGCGACTACCGGGAGTTCCTGGTGCCCGGGCTGTTCGCGATGGTCGCCGCGAACGGGGTCATCGGCGCCGCGTCCGTGGTCGCCACCGACGCCGGACGCGGCGTGATGGACCGGTTCCGGTCGTTGCCCGCCTCCCGCCTCGCCGTACCGTTCGGGCACGCCGGCGCCGACTCCATCGGCGGCGCGATCGGGTTCGCCGGCATGGCACTCTGCGGCCTCGCCGTCGGCTGGCGGATCCGCGGCGGGGTGCTCGATGCGGTCACCGGCTTTGCCCTGCTGCTGCTCTTCCGGTACGCGGTGAGCTGGGTCGGCGTGTTCCTCGGCCTGTCGGTACGCAACGAGGCGGCCGCCGGGCAGCTGTCCATGCTGGTGATGCCGATCGGCATGCTCGCCAACACGTTCGTGCCCACCGACGGGATGCCGGCCTGGCTGCGCACCGTGGCCGACTGGAACCCGGTCAGCGCCGTCGCCGCCGCCAGCCGGGATCTGTTCGGCAACCCGACCGTGGCCGCACACGGCGCCTGGCCGATGGAGCACCCGGTCCTCGCCACGCTGGGCTGGTCCGCCCTGCTGCTCGCGGTCTTCGTCCCGCTCTCGGTCCGCCGCTACCGCACCGCCCGCTGA
- a CDS encoding TetR/AcrR family transcriptional regulator — MSSEHPAVIWLRPERGARGPRPTHTRGDIARAAVAIADADGLDAVSMRRIAGRIGAGTMSLYNYVPGKHQLYDLMIDEVAGELALPEPTDDWRADLRATVRSQYQTAKRHPWLSAALRRLPSLGPNGLRYLDFALSILERAGVTPAAGMEIVPLLNGFAYTYAETAGAGTDGGDFIERWRADQASYLAGVLASGDYPHLARAMSTPAQPTDADEVFDRNLDRLIDGLVHP, encoded by the coding sequence GTGTCGTCCGAACATCCGGCGGTGATCTGGCTGCGGCCCGAGCGGGGCGCGCGCGGCCCGCGGCCGACCCACACCCGCGGCGACATCGCCCGCGCCGCCGTCGCCATCGCCGACGCGGACGGGCTGGACGCGGTGTCGATGCGCCGCATCGCCGGCCGGATCGGCGCCGGCACGATGTCGCTGTACAACTACGTGCCGGGCAAGCACCAGCTGTACGACCTGATGATCGACGAGGTGGCCGGCGAGCTGGCGCTGCCCGAACCGACCGACGACTGGCGGGCCGACCTGCGCGCCACCGTGCGCAGCCAGTACCAGACCGCGAAGCGGCACCCGTGGCTGTCCGCGGCGCTGCGCCGACTGCCGTCGCTGGGCCCGAACGGCTTGCGGTACCTGGACTTCGCACTGTCCATACTGGAGCGTGCCGGGGTGACGCCGGCGGCCGGGATGGAGATCGTGCCGCTGCTCAACGGCTTCGCGTACACCTACGCCGAGACGGCCGGCGCCGGCACCGACGGCGGCGACTTCATCGAACGCTGGCGCGCCGACCAGGCCAGCTACCTCGCCGGCGTGCTCGCCAGCGGCGACTACCCGCACCTGGCCCGGGCGATGTCGACCCCGGCCCAGCCGACCGACGCCGACGAGGTCTTCGACCGCAACCTGGACCGCCTCATCGACGGCCTCGTCCACCCCTGA